In the Hordeum vulgare subsp. vulgare chromosome 7H, MorexV3_pseudomolecules_assembly, whole genome shotgun sequence genome, one interval contains:
- the LOC123411366 gene encoding thaumatin-like protein 1: MAQPSLLLGSPASIVLLLLSFFQGPVAGAITFTFANRCTDTVWPGLLSGSTSPPLETTGFALSPGQSRSLYGPTGWSGRFWGRSGCNFNGGKGTCVTGDCGSGEIECRGAGATPPATLAEFTLDGDGGKDFYDVSLVDGYNLPMLVQPSAPGCSNTGCLVDLNERCPSELRSGGGLACRSACEAFGKPEFCCNGAYGNPDTCHPSQYSQLFKSACPKSYSYAYDDATSTFTCNHTDYTITFCPQSNPYSGKPNKHALRKPSHEQLEDDVWLASLKKTSGAGGGTMASWSATGGFQAALAIAVVVVLATAQGCNPPFSLL, from the exons ATGGCTCAGCCGTCGCTGCTCCTCGGCTCTCCGGCATcgatcgtcctcctccttctctccttcttccaag GGCCGGTGGCAGGCGCCATCACCTTCACCTTCGCCAACCGGTGCACGGACACGGTGTGGCCCGGGTTGCTCTCGGGCTCCACCTCGCCGCCGCTGGAGACCACCGGCTTCGCGCTCTCGCCGGGCCAGTCGCGCTCGCTCTACGGACCGACCGGGTGGTCGGGCCGCTTCTGGGGGCGCTCTGGCTGTAATTTCAACGGCGGCAAGGGCACCTGCGTCACGGGGGACTGCGGCTCCGGCGAGATAGAGTGCCGAGGCGCCGGGGCCACCCCGCCCGCCACGCTCGCGGAGTTCACCCTCGACGGCGACGGCGGGAAGGACTTCTACGACGTCAGCCTCGTCGACGGTTACAACCTGCCCATGCTCGTGCAGCCGTCTGCGCCTGGGTGCTCCAACACCGGGTGCCTCGTCGACCTCAACGAGCGCTGCCCCTCCGAGCTCCGCTCCGGCGGCGGCCTCGCCTGCCGCAGCGCCTGCGAGGCCTTCGGCAAGCCCGAGTTCTGCTGCAACGGCGCCTACGGGAACCCTGACACGTGCCACCCCTCCCAGTACTCGCAGCTCTTCAAGTCAGCGTGCCCCAAGTCCTACAGCTATGCCTACGACGacgccacctccaccttcacctgCAACCACACCGATTACACCATTACCTTCTGCCCGCAGTCCAATCCTTACAG TGGCAAACCGAACAAGCACGCATTGCGGAAGCCGAGCCATGAGCAGCTTGAAGACGACGTGTGGCTAGCTTCTTTGAAGAAAACCAGCGGCGCCGGTGGAGGCACCATGGCATCATGGTCGGCGACCGGAGGTTTCCAAGCCGCCCTGGCAATTGCTGTGGTGGTCGTTCTTGCCACGGCACAGGGGTGTAATCCTCCTTTCAGCTTGCTATGA